In one window of Vicia villosa cultivar HV-30 ecotype Madison, WI unplaced genomic scaffold, Vvil1.0 ctg.000146F_1_1, whole genome shotgun sequence DNA:
- the LOC131624628 gene encoding uncharacterized protein LOC131624628: MSLLLRIRHCLPNGLYRKPLYGRKVGLNARKLNVFSRNLGQAARKEEEEDVEEVEIDQRSLPADFDPATFDPNENRGPPSERVFRLVDEVASLTLAEAAELGLVLMKKMGIKEMPNVGYLKAGSANLAGMAAKASTAVKEEVKPEKTVFELKLLSYEAASKIKVIKEVRGFTDLGLKEAKDIVEKTPSVIKKGVSKEEGEQIIEKLKALGANVVME, from the coding sequence ATGAGTTTGCTTTTGAGAATAAGACACTGTTTACCCAATGGTTTGTATAGAAAACCTCTTTATGGACGCAAAGTAGGTTTGAATGCTAGGAAGTTAAATGTATTTTCAAGAAACCTTGGTCAAGCGGCAAgaaaagaggaggaggaggacGTAGAGGAAGTGGAAATTGATCAGAGAAGTCTCCCGGCTGATTTCGATCCTGCCACATTTGATCCCAATGAGAATCGCGGCCCTCCATCAGAGAGAGTTTTCAGGCTTGTTGATGAAGTGGCATCTCTAACGCTAGCCGAAGCTGCAGAATTGGGTCTCGTTCTAATGAAGAAAATGGGGATTAAGGAGATGCCTAATGTGGGATATTTGAAAGCAGGGTCTGCAAATTTGGCTGGAATGGCAGCAAAAGCCTCGACAGCAGTCAAAGAGGAGGTAAAACCAGAAAAAACCGTATTTGAATTGAAACTGTTGTCCTATGAAGCAGCTTCCAAAATTAAAGTCATCAAAGAGGTTCGGGGCTTTACGGATTTAGGTTTGAAAGAGGCAAAGGATATAGTGGAAAAAACACCTTCTGTTATAAAGAAAGGTGTTTCAAAGGAAGAAGGGGAACAGATAATAGAGAAACTGAAAGCACTTGGTGCAAATGTTGTTATGGAGTGA